In a single window of the Pocillopora verrucosa isolate sample1 chromosome 4, ASM3666991v2, whole genome shotgun sequence genome:
- the LOC136280485 gene encoding uncharacterized protein: protein MASATDLQDTEDRPVPSSIARDRSLQSTSGKYKRRGNSNTVKVPLHERVRQFPDENFIVREGKLFCNACRQILSTKKSVLKVHVSCKKHQDGKQKLKRSKLREQTITEALKREESCKSKDSTLPVEECAYRLEVVTEFLKAGIPIAKTDMLRSLLEKNGYRLTGSSNLGQYVSMALKQEIEQIKHELEMPGQVGLTRDISVIFDGSTRQGEAIAIIVRFMDNDWNITQRLVRIQVCSKSVNANELAQVLNQCLSVEYRVRGNSLIAAMRDGASVNQAALNIVSFIFPNMLNVVCFSHTLDNVGNHFEIPTLKEFGSMWIRMFRNSCKAKLLWKDLTGRAPKSYSETRWWSRWEVYQQLMVQFGDLERYMEEAKDAKVCPQILPQLQEILSDPQQLMLLKLELAATIDIGEHFVKATYFLEGDGPLIFSCYEKVSAVNQACQAPHYPNVHAIATAIAREDPGQNVAALERRAKACVEPAITWFRRKFNVDLYDLLMAFKAARLFCPVSVQWLRPTDASVESLRAFPFLDSDAIINGLKVELPVYLAAAEDVNVLSEEQKVEWWHRQEERLPRWATAVKQVLLIQPSSAAAERVFSILKASFNEQQDCALVDYIQASVMAQYNKR from the coding sequence ATGGCGTCGGCGACGGACTTGCAAGATACTGAAGATAGACCAGTTCCATCATCTATAGCAAGAGATCGATCACTACAGTCCACCTCCGGTAAATACAAGCGACGAGGAAATAGCAACACTGTGAAAGTGCCGTTACACGAGCGAGTACGACAGTTTCCTGATGAGAACTTCATTGTTAGAGAAGGAAAGCTGTTTTGCAATGCTTGTAGACAGATCCTGTCGACGAAGAAAAGTGTTCTGAAAGTACACGTCTCATGTAAAAAGCACCAAGACGGgaagcaaaagttaaaaagatccAAACTAAGGGAGCAGACCATAACGGAAgctttgaaaagagaagaaagctgtAAGTCAAAAGATAGCACTTTGCCTGTGGAAGAATGTGCTTATCGACTCGAAGTTGTCACCGAGTTTTTGAAGGCGGGTATTCCAATTGCTAAAACAGACATGCTACGGtctcttttagagaaaaacggATATCGACTTACTGGAAGTTCGAATCTAGGACAGTATGTTTCCATGGCTTTGAAACAGGAAATCGAACAGATCAAGCACGAATTAGAGATGCCAGGACAAGTTGGCTTGACAAGGGACATTTCCGTAATTTTCGACGGTAGCACAAGACAAGGGGAGGCAATTGCAATAATAGTTCGATTCATGGACAATGACTGGAACATTACCCAGCGGCTTGTGAGAATCCAGGTGTGTTCAAAGTCAGTCAATGCCAACGAACTGGCACAAGTTCTGAATCAGTGCCTGTCTGTTGAATACAGGGTCAGAGGAAATTCATTGATTGCCGCTATGCGAGATGGTGCTAGCGTCAACCAGGCAGCACTGAACATAGTATCCTTCATATTCCCAAACATGTTGAATGTTGTGTGCTTCTCCCACACCTTAGACAACGTGGGGAACCATTTCGAGATCCCGACCCTGAAAGAGTTCGGTAGCATGTGGATTAGAATGTTTCGTAACAGTTGCAAGGCGAAGCTGTTATGGAAGGACCTCACGGGTAGAGCACCAAAGTCATACAGCGAAACTAGATGGTGGTCGAGGTGGGAGGTGTATCAGCAGTTGATGGTGCAATTTGGAGATCTCGAAAGGTACATGGAAGAAGCAAAGGATGCAAAGGTCTGCCCGCAGATTCTACCACAACTTCAAGAGATTCTTTCTGATCCACAGCAACTCATGCTCTTGAAGCTTGAGCTTGCCGCTACCATAGATATcggcgaacattttgtgaaggCCACGTATTTCCTGGAAGGGGATggtcctttgattttttcctgttatgaGAAGGTGAGCGCAGTTAACCAAGCTTGTCAAGCTCCTCATTACCCGAACGTCCACGCAATTGCGACTGCAATTGCAAGAGAAGACCCTGGTCAGAATGTAGCAGCACTTGAACGGAGGGCGAAGGCTTGTGTTGAACCGGCAATTACATGGTTCCGGAGGAAGTTCAATGTCGACCTGTATGATTTACTGATGGCTTTCAAGGCAGCCAGACTATTCTGCCCTGTTAGCGTCCAGTGGCTTAGGCCAACAGATGCATCCGTAGAGTCATTGAGGGCATTTCCTTTCTTGGATAGTGATGCTATCATCAACGGTCTCAAAGTCGAGCTACCTGTCTATTTAGCAGCTGCTGAAGATGTCAATGTACTGAGTGAGGAGCAGAAAGTTGAATGGTGGCACAGGCAGGAGGAGCGACTTCCTCGTTGGGCTACGGCGGTAAAGCAAGTCCTACTCATACAGCCTTCTTCTGCAGCCGCAGAAAGGGTGTTTTCAATCCTGAAAGCCTCATTCAATGAGCAGCAAGATTGTGCTCTCGTCGATTACATTCAAGCCAGTGTGATGGCACAATACAACAAGCGATAA